In the Wyeomyia smithii strain HCP4-BCI-WySm-NY-G18 chromosome 2, ASM2978416v1, whole genome shotgun sequence genome, one interval contains:
- the LOC129722387 gene encoding cuticle protein 8-like yields the protein MAFIKSVVCLAVLGVAAAGVVPYAAEYKGDYYAHPQYSFNYGVHDGLTGDVKSQVESRDGDVVKGQYSLVEPDGSVRTVDYTADDHNGFNAVVTKSGPSVHAPVAVAHAAPAVVAHAAPAVVAHAAPVVKTYAAPAVVAHAAPVVKTYAAPAYAHAPSVYAAAAPAVYASHAPAVYGHAYAPAAYGYAAPSYYH from the exons ATGGCCTTTATCAAA TCCGTCGTGTGTCTGGCTGTCCTCGGAGTTGCCGCTGCTGGTGTGGTTCCTTATGCCGCTGAATACAAGGGAGATTACTAT GCTCACCCACAGTACTCCTTCAACTACGGCGTCCATGACGGTCTGACCGGAGACGTGAAATCTCAGGTTGAGAGCCGTGATGGAGACGTTGTCAAGGGACAATACTCGCTGGTCGAACCCGACGGTTCCGTGCGTACCGTTGATTACACTGCCGATGACCACAATGGATTCAATGCTGTCGTCACCAAGTCTGGCCCATCG GTCCACGCTCCAGTTGCCGTTGCCCATGCCGCTCCAGCAGTCGTAGCTCATGCTGCCCCAGCTGTTGTAGCTCATGCTGCCCCGGTCGTGAAAACTTATGCCGCTCCAGCTGTCGTAGCTCATGCCGCCCCAGTTGTTAAGACCTATGCTGCTCCAGCCTACGCCCATGCTCCATCAGTGTACGCTGCTGCTGCTCCGGCCGTCTACGCTTCCCATGCCCCAGCTGTCTATGGACATGCGTACGCCCCAGCTGCCTACGGATATGCTGCCCCATCGTACTACCACTAA